Part of the Carnobacterium pleistocenium FTR1 genome is shown below.
CTTCTACTGCTTCTGTCGTAGTTGTCATTCTTGCTGAAAAGCTAAATTCTTCTGGTGTTTCTGGCGCTGTGATTACATTATTTTTTTTGTTAGATTCTCCAGAAATAGCATCACTTTGTCCGTCCATTGAATCGCTATCTACTGGATTTCCTGTTCTTTCAGCTTCAGTATTTTTTTCTAGAGCATTTTCAATTAAGTCATCGATGTCTTCAATTGACAAATTTTCAAAGTCTAAAACTTCAAATTCTTCATCTGAAATAAGATCTTTAAGAATATTAATGTTTTGTTCTCTTATGTACTCGTCGCTACTTGTTTCTACAGCTACTTTTGTGCCTTCTGAGTCTTTTGTAACTTCTACATTTGTATTGTCATCTGATTCAAGCACTTGTTCCAATTTTTTGCTGGCAGTTTCTGCTGAGTCATTCGCACTAGCTGATACAGAGAAGGTTGGAAATGCTAGTAAGCTCACTAACAAAGTTGTACTAAAAACAGCTGTGCCTTTTTTGATCAATCCATTAGAGTTTTTTAATTGATTAAAACTTTTTTTATTTTTTTCAGCTGAAATTCTTTCTTTTCTTGTTTTTCTCAAAGTGAGTACCCCCTTATTTCTTTTAATAATATGTTTTTAAAGCTAGTTTTAATAGTACTATTGCTATTTTATTATATCTTTAACACCCTTATAATGATAGGTTAACTTAATTAGATAGGTGTTTTTTAATATAAGTCACACAAACGTAATATGATTTATAGTATCATCATAACTATAAATAGCTTATAAATTTACATCAACCCTTATTTTCATTGCAGTAACAACTTTTTTTGGTTTATTCTGCGCATCAAATATGCTAAACTATTTTTTACGGTTATCCCTTATTTAAGAAAAAATTATTTTATAGAAAGTATGAGGCAAAAAATATGAAATCTTCTACAAATAAATCTTTTCACACTACAAATTATTTTTTAATCAGTCTATTGTTGCTTATCCCTTTTAGTCTATTCGCTTTTGGAGTAACTCAGCAAACAAAATGGCTTAATACGTTTGACCAATTTATTTCATATCCTATTTTAGCTAACTTATCTCCTGAAAAAACAGCTTTTTATTCCTTTATGACCGATTTGGGCGGAATTAACGTTATTATTTTAATAACATTTCTTGTCAGTCTTTATTTTATTTTAAAAAAGAAAGATTCTAAAATCGGATATTCCTATATTTTTCATGTCGCTATAGGAGCCGGACTACTAAATCAATTTGCTAAGCTTATTTTTCAAAGAACAAGACCAACTATTGAGCATCTTGTTTTTCAAGGTGGGTACAGCTTTCCCAGTGGACATTCTATGGCTGCTTTAATTTGTTATGGCGGAATTGTTTTACTGATTTTTCACTTAACTAAAAAAAATTGGATCAGATGGCTAGCTTGTCTCTTAGCAATAACAATCATTGTTGCTGTTGGTGTAAGTCGAATCTATTTGGGCGTTCATTTTCCTTCTGATGTAATTGCAGGTTTTTTCTTAGCTGGCTCTTGGTTATCTCTTTTTGCTGCTTTTATCCGATAAGATTCAAATGCAATTAATTTTCATTTTTTATTGATTCCTATATATTTAAGCATGATAAAATATCCTCAGCTAATTTAATTGTTTGTAAAACGTAAGGAGGAACTCGCTGTGCTCGAAAATGCTTTACACTATAGTCGCACATTATTAAAAAGAACTCTTAGTCCTGGTGATATTGTCATTGATGCTACTGTAGGAAATGGTAACAATACTGTTCTTTTAGCAACATTGGTTGGAGAAACAGGGATTGTATACGGCTTTGATCTACAAGAACAAGCCATAAAAACAACAAAAGAGAAGCTTTTACTAACAGGCTTGACTAGTCAGGTAAAATTTTTTCAACAAGGACATGAGACACTTAGCTCAGCGTTACCTAAAGACACTCTTTTGGCTGGTGCCATTTTTAATTTAAGCTTTTTACCTAAAGGAGATAAAACCATTATTACAACAGGTGAGACAACTTTAATGGCAGCAAACGAAATTTTACCTCGGCTAAGAATGGGTGGACTACTCCTATTTATTGTGTATCATGGCCATAAAGGAGGAATAGTTGAAAGAGACAAAGTTCTAAGCTTTGTTCAAACTCTTTCACAAGATGACTTTGCTGTCTTACGTTATGATTTTTTAAATCAGAAAAACAATCCCCCGTTTCTTATCGCAATTGAAAAAATAAGAAAGCCCAATGAATAACATCATTGGGCTTTCTTGTTTAAATTCCAGTTTTTACTTAGCTAAAAATTCTTTTAAACTATCAACTTTATCCGTATGTTCCCAAGTTAAATCGATATCTGTACGTCCAAAATGTCCATATGCTGCTGTTTGTTTATAAATTGGTCTTTGCAAGTCTAGCATTTTAATAATACCAGCTGGTCTTAAATCAAAAATAGCACGTACCGCTTCAATCAAGCGAGATTCCGCAACTGCTCCTGTATTAAATGTATCAATAGCAATAGACACTGGATGTGCAACTCCTATTGCATAAGCTAATTGAACTTCACATTTATCTGCAAGTTTAGCAGCAACAATATTTTTTGCAATATATCGGGCTGCATAACTTGCTGATCTATCTACTTTTGTAGGGTCTTTTCCAGAGAAAGCACCACCACCATGACGAGCATAACCACCATAAGTATCAACGATAATTTTACGCCCAGTTAGCCCGGCATCTCCTTGCGGTCCACCTATAACAAAGCGCCCCGTTGGATTAATAAAATACTTCGTCTCTTCATCTAGTAATTCACTAGGAATTTCATGTTTGATTACTAATTCGATCATATCTTTTTTTAATAGTTCATAAGTCACATCAGGATGATGTTGAGTGCTGATAACAATCGTATCCACACGCACCGGTTTATTATTTTCATCATATTCAACCGTAACTTGTGCTTTTGCATCTGGTCTTAAATAAGAAACAAGCTTTTCTTTCCGAACAACAGCAAGACGTTTTGTCAAACGGTGGCTCAATGAAATTGGTAAAGGCATTAATTCCGGTGTTTCATTTATTGCAAATCCAAACATTAAACCTTGATCACCTGCACCGATTTGATCTAAATTATCTTGATTTGTTTCTTTAGATTCTAAGGAATCATCCACACCTTGAGCAATATCTCTTGATTGCTCGTCAATAGAAACAATTACTGCACAGGTATCTGCATCAAAGCCAAACTTAGCTCTCGTGTACCCAATATCGCGAATCGTATCTCTTACCGTTTTTTGGATATCCACGTAAGTCGATGTAGAAATTTCTCCCATTACCAATACTAGGCCAGTTGTTACAGCCGTTTCACAAGCAACTCGTGCATCAGGATCTTTTGCTAAAATCTCATCTAATATAGCATCACTAATTTGATCTGCCATTTTATCTGGATGTCCTTCTGAAACAGATTCAGAAGTAAATAATTTTCTTTCTGTCATTACTTTGTTCCCCCTTTAAATTTTCGGTTACAAGGCTTCTCCACTCTAAAAGTGAATCCTCTCGGGAATCCGATTTGCGAACCTTAATTATCTTACCATAATTAATCCTTCATTAATATTAAATATAAATGAATTGATAAATAACTCGTTGCTTATTACCAATCTACTTCTACATTTATTTATTTACCTGTACCCTTCTGCTCATTTTAGGTAAAATAAGACTAGATAAAAGTTAAAAGGAGTTTTTACAATTGGTGCATTCTATTTATAAAACGATTATTTATTATCTTTATCACCCTTTATTTTTAACATTTCTAATCCCCTTATCCTATTTACTTGTAGGCACTCTTTACGCTAGTCAGTATACCCAATATAATTTTGTGCATTTCTTCCTATTGTATAGTTTTATCTTTATAAACCATTTATTAGATAATTTTTTATTTAAATCAAAAAAAATAATTACTTCGTCTAATCGTTTCTCCTTCATTTTTTTTGAATTTGTCAATCTGCTGCTCATCTATTACTTTTCTTCTATTATACATCCCTTAGCAGGTTTACTTTGTTTCTTTTATAGTCTAGTAATTCACTCACAATTTTACTTAGTTCGACAAGGCTACTCTTGGTTAATACTTTTTATTTCCAGCATATTTAAAGGTGGAATTTTAACCTACTTAAGTTTTTATTTTCAGGCAAATTTTATTCCAACGACTTTATTTTACTGGAGTATTCCACTAATTCTAGTTTTATTTTTAGTAGAGTTAGCAAAACTTCAGCTAAACTATTTAACTATTACTAACCAAGTATATGAAAGTAAAAACCCTGTTATTTTTCTAGACACAAAAATTTTCAATCGTATTTTTTTATCTTTGTTAATCATAACTTACTTAATAAGTTTTATCCTTTTTTATCCTACTTTTAATAAATTAACTTTTATCATTTTACTTACGTTACCCCTTGCCATTAATCTTACTAGTATTCTTTTTTCTAAAGAAGAATCAATTTCTTCAAAAATTAAGCAAAAAACTTTACAACTTTATTCAATTTCTTTTTTTATAGCCCTTAGTATTATTCTACTCATTCATGTTACTTAAATAAAAAGAAATCCTTATTCTCACTTTTTTGTGGGAATAAGGATTTCTTTTTATAGTAAAGTAATGGTTTAATCTAAATGAAATGGACTTAGTTTGTTTTTCATCACTGACATTAAGCTTTTTTCACAAATTCCGTTTTTAATTGCATAGCACCAATACCTTCGATTTTACAATCAATATCATGATCACCGTCAACCAAACGAATATTCTTTACTTTGGTTCCTTTTTTTACAACAATAGAAGTCCCTTTTGCTTTAAGATCTTTAATAACAATTACTGAATCTCCATCGATTAATTTATTTCCATTTGCATCTTTGAATTCTTTTTCACTTTCATCTGTTTCAATAATTGAATCTACTTCCCACTCGTAGGCGCATTCTGGGCAAACAAAAAGGCTACCATCCTGATAAGTGTATTCTGAATTACATTTTGGACAATTTGGTAAGTTAGACATGTATTTTCTCCTCCAATGACTATGGTTACCTATATAATGGCATACCCTTAATGGATTGGCAACGCATATTTTCGTTTTATCTATTTCATCTATCTAAGTAGAATTCTATTTGGTTTCTGAATTGTCAAATTAAGCTAGACAAACTATCGCCATTCATGTAACTCAAGAATACTTCCGCAAATGACTTTATCTTTGATGAAGCCTATTGTTTCTTTGGAAGAACGATTCTGTGACGCCCACAACGCCATTTATTTTCTTTGCACTGTTAACAATACTCAAGGACTATATGTAGTGAAATTTCTATCACTACATACAGTCCTTTATTCTACAACCATAATTAAACAAAAAAAGGACCAGAGAAATTTCTCCAGTCCTTTTTCATTCAATTATCTGATGACCCGTACGGGAATCGAACCCGTGATACCGCCGTGAAAGGGCGGTGTCTTAACCGCTTGACCAACGGGTCATTATTTAAATTAGTACAATGGGCCTAAATGGACTCGAACCATCGACCTCACGCTTATCAGGCGTGCGCTCTAACCAGCTGAGCTATAGGCCCAAAAAAAAAAGCGGGTGGCGAGAATCGAACTCGCATCAACAGCTTGGAAGGCTGTGGTTTTACCACTAAACTACACCCGCATTATAATATATGGCCCGGGACAGAATCGAACTGCCGACACCTTGAGCTTCAATCAAGTGCTCTACCAACTGAGCTACCGGGCCAAACATTTGTTTAAACGGTCTCGACGGGAATCGAACCCGCGATCTTCTGCGTGACAGGCAGACATGTTAACCCCTACACCACGAGACCTTTTTGCATTTAAAAACTATCTTTTAAAAAAGATAAATTGCGGGGACAGGACTTGAACCTGTGACCTTCGGGTTATGAGCCCGACGAGCTGCCAACTGCTCCACCCCGCGATAATAATAATGAATCATTTGAAAAAGGAGGATAAGAGATTCGAACTCTTGCGTGCTTTTACACACCTGACGGTTTTCAAGACCGTTCCCTTCAGCCGGACTTGGGTAATCCTCCATAAGACTGATAAAATGACAATATATTAAGTTATATAAAATTGTCTATGACCCGTACGGGAATCGAACCCGTGATACCGCCGTGAAAGGGCGGTGTCTTAACCGCTTGACCAACGGGTCTATAATATTCAAAAAATAAAGATACGGAGAAGGAGGGATTTGAACCCTCGCGCCGCGTTAACGACCTACACCCTTAGCAGGGGCGCCTCTTCAGCCACTTGAGTACTTCCCCAAAAAAACTAATATTATAAAGTATTGATTTATTCAATGGGCCTAAATGGACTCGAACCATCGACCTCACGCTTATCAGGCGTGCGCTCTAACCAGCTGAGCTATAGGCCCATAAGAAAAGCGAGTGACGAGAATCGAACTCGCATCAACAGCTTGGAAGGCTGTGGTTTTACCACTAAACTACACTCGCAAAAACGGTCTCGACGGGAATCGAACCCGCGATCTTCTGCGTGACAGGCAGACATGTTAACCCCTACACCACGAGACCTTTTTGCATTTAAAAACTATCTTTTAAAAAAGATAAATTGCGGGGACAGGACTTGAACCTGTGACCTTCGGGTTATGAGCCCGACGAGCTGCCAACTGCTCCACCCCGCGATAATAATAATGAATCATTTGAAAAAGGAGGATAAGAGATTCGAACTCTTGCGTGCTTTTACACACCTGACGGTTTTCAAGACCGTTCCCTTCAGCCGGACTTGGGTAATCCTCCATAATAATACAAGGTTACTTTAATCTCAACCGATTAATGGACCTTGTAGGACTCGAACCTA
Proteins encoded:
- a CDS encoding phosphatase PAP2 family protein — protein: MKSSTNKSFHTTNYFLISLLLLIPFSLFAFGVTQQTKWLNTFDQFISYPILANLSPEKTAFYSFMTDLGGINVIILITFLVSLYFILKKKDSKIGYSYIFHVAIGAGLLNQFAKLIFQRTRPTIEHLVFQGGYSFPSGHSMAALICYGGIVLLIFHLTKKNWIRWLACLLAITIIVAVGVSRIYLGVHFPSDVIAGFFLAGSWLSLFAAFIR
- a CDS encoding zinc ribbon domain-containing protein YjdM; this translates as MSNLPNCPKCNSEYTYQDGSLFVCPECAYEWEVDSIIETDESEKEFKDANGNKLIDGDSVIVIKDLKAKGTSIVVKKGTKVKNIRLVDGDHDIDCKIEGIGAMQLKTEFVKKA
- the metK gene encoding methionine adenosyltransferase yields the protein MTERKLFTSESVSEGHPDKMADQISDAILDEILAKDPDARVACETAVTTGLVLVMGEISTSTYVDIQKTVRDTIRDIGYTRAKFGFDADTCAVIVSIDEQSRDIAQGVDDSLESKETNQDNLDQIGAGDQGLMFGFAINETPELMPLPISLSHRLTKRLAVVRKEKLVSYLRPDAKAQVTVEYDENNKPVRVDTIVISTQHHPDVTYELLKKDMIELVIKHEIPSELLDEETKYFINPTGRFVIGGPQGDAGLTGRKIIVDTYGGYARHGGGAFSGKDPTKVDRSASYAARYIAKNIVAAKLADKCEVQLAYAIGVAHPVSIAIDTFNTGAVAESRLIEAVRAIFDLRPAGIIKMLDLQRPIYKQTAAYGHFGRTDIDLTWEHTDKVDSLKEFLAK
- a CDS encoding class I SAM-dependent methyltransferase; protein product: MLENALHYSRTLLKRTLSPGDIVIDATVGNGNNTVLLATLVGETGIVYGFDLQEQAIKTTKEKLLLTGLTSQVKFFQQGHETLSSALPKDTLLAGAIFNLSFLPKGDKTIITTGETTLMAANEILPRLRMGGLLLFIVYHGHKGGIVERDKVLSFVQTLSQDDFAVLRYDFLNQKNNPPFLIAIEKIRKPNE